A stretch of bacterium DNA encodes these proteins:
- a CDS encoding lysophospholipid acyltransferase family protein — protein sequence MKIPKLSSDIPTFGNALSRKIGYMILRSMRWHIEGEIPNLKKMVIIGAPHTTNWDFVIGMSALMALGVRVHWIGKDTIFKWPVKYVWQWLGGEPVDRFHAHGVVEQIVQKFNAHDQFILGLSPEGTRRDIPKWRSGFYHVSVGAGVPILLVAFDFPSKTLRIGELFYPTSNPDSDMLQLTGYFKNFRGKFVKTWQN from the coding sequence ATGAAAATTCCTAAACTCAGCAGCGACATACCTACATTTGGTAACGCTCTATCCCGTAAAATCGGTTATATGATTTTACGATCCATGCGTTGGCATATTGAGGGCGAAATACCGAATCTGAAAAAGATGGTAATTATCGGTGCGCCGCATACGACGAATTGGGATTTTGTAATCGGGATGTCGGCTTTAATGGCGCTCGGTGTTCGCGTGCACTGGATCGGAAAAGATACGATTTTCAAGTGGCCTGTAAAATATGTCTGGCAATGGCTTGGCGGGGAACCGGTAGACCGATTTCACGCACACGGCGTGGTAGAACAAATCGTTCAAAAATTTAACGCGCACGATCAGTTTATTCTCGGACTGTCGCCCGAAGGTACGCGAAGAGATATTCCAAAATGGCGCAGCGGTTTTTATCATGTGTCCGTCGGTGCCGGTGTACCCATATTATTAGTCGCATTTGATTTTCCGTCGAAAACACTGCGTATCGGCGAATTGTTTTACCCCACGTCAAATCCTGATTCGGATATGCTGCAGTTAACCGGGTACTTTAAGAACTTCCGCGGAAAATTTGTTAAAACGTGGCAGAATTAA
- a CDS encoding cytochrome-c peroxidase, translated as MKKQIARGIQWISWGLLSFSFCQCGNSDETTLSKSYPAIAAKFGQQIDVKNLANYEDQAIPTYITKDNTGLNTITNEKATVGRVLFYDKNLSFDNSISCAGCHHQSLAFGDTALASRGVQGGLTGRHSMRLVNSRFASETRFFWDERAVSLEDQTTRPIKDHAEMGFSGESDRPGFDSLLIKLSAIDYYRELFDMAYGDETITEACLQECMGQFIRSIQSFDTRYDAGRAQVASDLDNFPNFTTQENQGKTLFITPPVFNASGERTSGGLGCAGCHRAPEFDIDPNSGNNAIIGKLNADGFDVTNTRAPSLRDLTGPDGEPHTPMMHTGVITTLQAAIGHYGTITVGANNTLLDPRLKPNGFGQKLNLTSAEVNAVIAFLKTLSGTQVYTDARWSDPFGTQP; from the coding sequence ATGAAAAAACAAATCGCTCGCGGAATACAATGGATCAGCTGGGGACTTTTGTCATTTAGTTTTTGCCAATGCGGTAATTCTGATGAAACGACATTATCCAAATCTTACCCGGCCATTGCGGCGAAATTCGGTCAGCAAATTGATGTAAAGAATCTGGCCAATTATGAAGACCAAGCGATTCCTACCTATATTACCAAAGACAACACCGGCCTCAACACAATTACCAATGAAAAGGCAACCGTGGGCAGGGTGCTTTTTTACGATAAAAATCTCAGTTTTGATAATTCGATTTCCTGCGCCGGCTGCCATCATCAGTCGCTCGCTTTCGGTGATACGGCACTCGCCAGTCGCGGTGTTCAGGGCGGACTGACAGGCCGGCATTCCATGCGTTTGGTCAATTCACGTTTCGCATCCGAAACCCGTTTTTTTTGGGATGAACGAGCGGTCAGCCTTGAGGATCAAACAACACGGCCGATCAAAGATCATGCAGAAATGGGTTTCAGCGGTGAAAGCGATCGACCAGGCTTTGATTCATTATTAATTAAATTATCGGCGATAGATTATTATCGTGAATTGTTTGATATGGCCTATGGCGACGAAACTATAACGGAAGCATGTTTGCAGGAATGTATGGGGCAATTTATTCGCAGCATCCAATCTTTTGATACGCGTTACGATGCAGGACGCGCGCAGGTGGCTTCCGATCTGGATAATTTTCCCAATTTTACAACGCAGGAAAATCAGGGCAAAACACTTTTTATCACACCGCCTGTTTTTAATGCCTCCGGAGAGCGCACGAGCGGCGGGCTCGGTTGTGCGGGGTGTCATAGAGCACCGGAATTTGACATTGATCCCAACAGTGGAAACAACGCCATTATCGGGAAGCTCAATGCCGACGGGTTTGATGTGACCAATACCCGTGCACCCTCACTGCGTGATCTGACCGGGCCGGACGGCGAACCCCATACACCGATGATGCACACCGGTGTGATCACGACGCTGCAAGCGGCTATCGGGCATTATGGAACGATCACAGTTGGCGCCAATAATACACTCCTTGATCCTCGATTAAAACCCAACGGATTTGGCCAGAAACTCAACCTGACCTCCGCTGAAGTCAACGCCGTCATCGCTTTTCTGAAAACATTATCCGGCACACAGGTATATACCGATGCCCGTTGGAGCGATCCCTTTGGAACGCAGCCGTAA
- the sppA gene encoding signal peptide peptidase SppA, translating into MKNRSTWILLLGFLSCFVGLIIYVVYRVAEPDVNFGRRVALIELEGTIVDSRDIVRQFKKYRDDSSVEAIVFRIESPGGGITPSQEIFDIVKKTKAAGKKIIVSMGSVAASGGYYVACPADTIVANPGTITGSIGVIIQFPNVDKLLDKIGVDFTTIKSGTFKDILSPYRPMNPSESEWMQSFVMNAYGQFVRAVADERGLDTAYVQQYADGRVYTGEQALQIKLIDVIGSYDDAIRLAADMAGIEGTPNLVKEKKHKPSFFDLLFEEDAESKIESALSIPGFKSYPVVSYKYGI; encoded by the coding sequence ATGAAAAATCGTTCGACATGGATTTTGCTTTTGGGTTTTTTGTCGTGTTTTGTCGGGCTGATCATTTACGTCGTATATCGTGTAGCGGAGCCGGATGTAAATTTCGGTCGGCGCGTCGCATTGATCGAACTCGAAGGTACGATCGTTGATTCGCGTGATATAGTGCGCCAGTTCAAAAAATACCGTGATGATAGCTCCGTCGAAGCGATTGTATTTCGCATCGAGAGCCCCGGCGGCGGTATCACGCCTTCACAGGAAATTTTTGACATCGTCAAAAAAACAAAAGCGGCCGGAAAAAAAATCATCGTTTCGATGGGTAGCGTAGCGGCGTCCGGCGGATATTATGTCGCATGCCCTGCGGATACGATTGTCGCCAATCCCGGCACGATCACGGGAAGTATCGGCGTGATCATTCAGTTTCCCAATGTGGATAAACTTTTGGATAAAATCGGTGTGGATTTTACGACGATCAAAAGCGGTACGTTCAAAGATATTTTGAGTCCGTATCGCCCTATGAATCCGTCGGAATCCGAGTGGATGCAATCGTTTGTGATGAATGCGTACGGACAATTTGTACGTGCGGTCGCGGATGAACGCGGCTTAGATACGGCGTATGTACAACAATATGCGGACGGACGTGTGTATACGGGTGAGCAGGCGTTGCAAATCAAGCTGATTGATGTGATCGGTTCGTACGACGATGCGATCCGTCTGGCGGCGGACATGGCAGGCATCGAAGGTACACCGAACCTCGTCAAAGAGAAAAAACACAAGCCTTCGTTTTTTGATCTGTTGTTTGAAGAAGATGCAGAGAGTAAAATCGAATCGGCGCTGAGTATTCCGGGTTTCAAAAGTTACCCGGTGGTGAGTTATAAATACGGCATCTGA
- a CDS encoding ATP-binding protein has protein sequence MNSTSWPVWAQDMARKIQSKTTSQFILYNNVRDLMALENPKFPGQMDYVAVGDFLAGSVFKERNTVLFYDISKGVYFLDSSMQAEFFKTMQITQQDLMKLPSYALKAIEIYIRLSVEKKRSVAVIIDHAETVIPATLTSAMSLEDRKCLVMLRKWANDPSYIKNNISIVLITDTLNDLNNRLVRNTSTDKVEVAYPDESERIHYIRYFIDEEIREKAPRLFADYASVTPEQIAHTMAGLNRRQLKILLAYARENNKRIDFAYLVAMKKEIIEEECFGMLEIIEPRHDLNAVVGYDAIKSKLRNLAAAIKMGKFDAVPMGYLVSGPVGTGKTFIVLSFVGEIGIPCVKFLNFREQWQGVTEANLEKILNLLRAMWPIGVIIDEADAFLGDRDQQGDSGTSNRIFAQLASFMGDTSYRGKVIWFLITCRPDLLPIDMKRQGRAEEHISVFYPETSEEKELLFRSMTRRLNAKIDESIHLKDVFDIHQTVSGADMEALVTRAKLQQAIVGADTVTVEMLRSIFQDFIPTNDPESVELQNLAAVIECTSKSLLPQKYATMDRSEIRRKFDELLKRYNQ, from the coding sequence ATGAATTCAACCAGCTGGCCGGTATGGGCGCAAGATATGGCCCGAAAAATCCAATCGAAAACGACATCGCAATTTATTTTGTACAATAATGTGCGGGATCTGATGGCTTTAGAAAATCCAAAATTTCCGGGTCAAATGGATTACGTCGCTGTCGGTGATTTTTTAGCCGGGTCGGTGTTTAAAGAACGCAACACGGTTTTGTTTTACGATATTTCAAAAGGCGTGTACTTTCTTGACAGTTCGATGCAGGCCGAATTTTTTAAAACCATGCAGATCACGCAGCAGGATCTGATGAAACTGCCGAGTTACGCGCTCAAGGCCATTGAAATATATATCCGCCTCAGTGTGGAAAAAAAACGTTCGGTAGCCGTGATCATTGATCACGCGGAAACGGTGATCCCTGCGACACTGACATCGGCCATGTCACTCGAAGATCGAAAATGTTTAGTGATGTTACGCAAATGGGCTAACGATCCCAGTTACATCAAAAATAATATTTCGATCGTATTGATTACCGATACGCTCAACGATCTCAATAATCGCCTTGTACGCAATACGTCCACGGATAAAGTAGAAGTGGCATACCCCGACGAATCCGAGCGTATTCATTATATCCGTTATTTTATTGATGAAGAGATACGCGAGAAAGCGCCGAGGCTTTTTGCCGACTATGCGTCCGTTACACCGGAGCAAATCGCGCATACGATGGCCGGTCTTAACCGTCGGCAACTCAAAATTTTATTGGCTTACGCACGGGAAAATAACAAACGTATTGATTTTGCCTATCTCGTGGCGATGAAAAAGGAAATCATCGAAGAAGAATGTTTCGGCATGCTCGAGATCATCGAGCCGCGCCATGATCTGAACGCGGTCGTAGGTTATGACGCGATCAAAAGCAAACTTCGCAACCTGGCTGCCGCCATCAAAATGGGTAAATTTGATGCCGTACCGATGGGTTATCTGGTAAGTGGTCCGGTGGGCACGGGAAAAACATTTATCGTGTTATCCTTTGTCGGTGAGATCGGCATTCCATGTGTCAAATTTCTCAATTTTCGAGAGCAGTGGCAGGGGGTGACGGAAGCGAATCTGGAAAAAATACTCAATCTGCTTCGGGCTATGTGGCCGATCGGTGTGATCATTGATGAAGCGGATGCGTTTCTCGGAGACCGGGATCAGCAGGGCGACAGCGGTACGAGCAATCGGATTTTTGCGCAACTAGCCAGCTTTATGGGGGATACGTCATACCGCGGCAAAGTCATTTGGTTTTTGATCACATGTCGCCCGGATCTATTACCGATTGACATGAAGCGGCAAGGTCGTGCGGAAGAACATATCAGCGTGTTTTATCCGGAAACATCAGAGGAAAAAGAATTATTGTTCCGTTCGATGACCCGGCGGCTGAATGCAAAAATCGATGAAAGCATACATTTGAAAGATGTGTTTGATATCCATCAGACGGTATCCGGTGCCGATATGGAGGCACTGGTGACACGTGCCAAACTTCAGCAAGCCATAGTCGGTGCCGATACGGTTACGGTAGAAATGCTGCGTTCGATTTTTCAGGATTTTATTCCCACGAACGATCCGGAAAGTGTTGAATTGCAAAACCTGGCCGCCGTGATTGAGTGCACCAGCAAAAGCTTGCTGCCGCAGAAATATGCAACCATGGATCGCAGCGAAATCCGCAGAAAATTTGACGAACTGCTCAAACGGTACAATCAATAA
- a CDS encoding M48 family metalloprotease: MNYFDIIYTEVLTYLGFFVVNPIACAYVAMLQTALLMSAGLIALGIYKQNRTIKMWKKNSIQPDKRWMATVEKINRRIGLSSLPGLRFTHQALPICTVGFFKPVIYIPEPMVRNLTDSDLAMIAEHELWHIKKRHNLKKLIMRSLGLVGSLWSGFATGLALTYRVLDQRYEIIGFVLSFILGLILMRAFRRYVIPYFDLWCEYECDDALQMCRNQRQTMAAMLVRLGKMNIVSDPMRDMIRCAAVSHLEKRVRRLISEPASNAFTPYIRGVLYFVAIVLIVNVINIHRAHNFQWVSGHGKRMHLCAGQCK, encoded by the coding sequence ATGAATTACTTCGATATTATTTATACGGAGGTATTGACTTATCTCGGGTTTTTTGTTGTGAATCCGATTGCTTGCGCGTACGTCGCAATGTTGCAAACGGCACTCTTGATGAGCGCGGGTCTTATTGCGTTGGGTATTTATAAGCAAAACCGCACCATAAAAATGTGGAAAAAAAATTCAATACAACCCGATAAACGATGGATGGCCACTGTTGAAAAAATCAATCGCCGTATCGGGCTCTCTTCGCTACCGGGATTACGTTTTACCCATCAGGCGCTTCCTATTTGTACGGTGGGTTTTTTTAAACCGGTTATTTATATACCGGAACCGATGGTGCGAAATTTAACAGATTCCGACCTCGCGATGATTGCAGAACATGAACTGTGGCATATAAAAAAACGCCACAATCTGAAAAAATTAATCATGCGTTCATTGGGGCTCGTGGGTTCGCTTTGGTCGGGTTTTGCAACCGGACTCGCACTGACCTATCGTGTTTTGGATCAACGGTATGAAATCATCGGATTTGTGCTTTCGTTTATATTAGGTCTAATTTTGATGCGCGCATTCCGTCGTTATGTTATACCGTATTTTGATTTGTGGTGCGAGTATGAATGCGACGATGCTTTGCAGATGTGTCGTAATCAGCGACAAACTATGGCGGCAATGCTGGTTCGATTGGGAAAAATGAATATTGTTTCCGATCCGATGCGGGACATGATCCGATGTGCAGCGGTTTCGCATTTGGAGAAGCGCGTTCGACGGTTAATCAGTGAACCCGCATCAAACGCGTTTACGCCTTATATTCGCGGTGTTCTATACTTCGTAGCGATAGTATTGATCGTCAACGTGATCAACATCCACCGCGCACATAATTTCCAATGGGTTTCCGGCCACGGCAAACGAATGCATTTGTGCGCGGGGCAATGTAAATAA
- a CDS encoding integration host factor subunit beta: MATNTTKADIIHRIAEATGITRFDTDAVINAFIAVIHEELQQGREIEIRGFGSFRIARRPARTARNPKTGAAVDLPERRVPQFRPSKELKKSVNEIRS, from the coding sequence ATGGCAACCAATACGACAAAAGCGGATATCATCCATCGCATCGCGGAGGCCACGGGCATTACGCGATTTGATACCGATGCGGTTATCAATGCGTTTATCGCCGTGATCCATGAAGAACTACAGCAAGGCCGTGAAATCGAAATCCGCGGGTTTGGTAGCTTTCGTATTGCACGACGCCCGGCGCGTACAGCACGCAACCCTAAAACCGGTGCGGCGGTAGATTTACCGGAGCGCCGTGTACCGCAATTTAGGCCATCGAAAGAATTGAAAAAATCGGTCAACGAAATCCGATCATAA
- a CDS encoding BlaI/MecI/CopY family transcriptional regulator yields the protein MSKHTFTFDPRGKGLRKVLGDLESDIMEVVWEYKSVTVRDVCTHLNKKRPLAYTTVMTVMTRLAEKGVLRKIKSGAAFVYQPARSRESFTLSASVQIFKSLFDDFSKPVMSELIDTIHRENPERLDELAALIEKKKKKK from the coding sequence ATGTCTAAACATACATTTACATTTGATCCGCGCGGTAAAGGTTTACGCAAAGTGCTTGGCGATCTGGAGTCCGATATCATGGAAGTGGTATGGGAATATAAATCGGTCACCGTGCGTGATGTATGCACACACCTCAACAAAAAGAGGCCTTTGGCTTATACTACCGTGATGACGGTTATGACGCGGTTGGCAGAAAAAGGCGTATTGCGAAAAATCAAATCCGGCGCCGCGTTTGTTTATCAACCGGCACGATCACGGGAATCGTTCACGTTAAGCGCATCGGTTCAAATTTTTAAAAGCCTTTTTGATGATTTTTCAAAACCGGTAATGAGCGAACTGATTGATACGATTCATCGGGAAAACCCCGAACGATTGGATGAGTTGGCCGCATTGATAGAGAAAAAGAAAAAAAAGAAATGA
- the truA gene encoding tRNA pseudouridine(38-40) synthase TruA produces MRNIRIVVEYDGTDFHGWQYQSHCRSVQGTLQEAVHRITSENIVVEGAGRTDTGVHARGQVANFKINHAIAEGRIALALNAVLPTDVRVISAQEAPDTFHARFSARERRYRYRITPMPAALQRHYCWFYPHAMNWEAMQAACAELIGEKNFKSFCLSETVLPHYQCDVKSAVWLMENDVHVFEIRANRFLHNMVRGIVGTMIMIGRGRLKPGDIATILAKAHRRHAGFNAPPHGLCLEEVIY; encoded by the coding sequence ATGCGCAACATACGTATAGTCGTAGAATACGACGGCACGGATTTTCACGGATGGCAATATCAATCGCACTGTCGCTCCGTACAAGGTACGCTGCAGGAAGCCGTACATCGCATCACATCCGAAAACATCGTCGTCGAAGGTGCGGGGCGTACCGATACGGGTGTGCATGCACGCGGACAGGTGGCCAATTTTAAAATAAATCACGCTATCGCTGAAGGAAGAATCGCGTTGGCACTAAACGCCGTCCTGCCGACGGATGTGCGCGTCATTTCGGCACAGGAAGCGCCGGATACATTTCATGCGCGTTTTTCGGCGCGGGAACGTCGTTATCGTTATCGTATCACACCGATGCCTGCCGCATTACAACGTCATTATTGTTGGTTTTATCCCCATGCGATGAATTGGGAGGCCATGCAAGCTGCGTGTGCGGAATTGATCGGTGAAAAAAATTTCAAATCGTTTTGTTTGTCAGAAACCGTGCTGCCGCATTATCAATGCGATGTCAAGTCGGCGGTATGGCTGATGGAAAATGATGTCCACGTGTTTGAAATACGGGCGAATCGTTTTTTGCATAATATGGTACGGGGTATCGTCGGAACCATGATCATGATCGGTCGCGGCCGTCTTAAGCCGGGTGATATCGCAACGATCTTAGCTAAAGCACATCGCCGCCACGCGGGATTTAATGCGCCGCCGCACGGTTTGTGCTTAGAGGAAGTGATTTACTGA
- a CDS encoding TonB-dependent receptor, producing the protein MKKWILLCMTGIGLSVPQLLNAQHALTVKVTDSESGEAVPGAQVHIMGTTQGGVSNAEGIVRLENIAEGIYRLRITSAGYEDVIMEIQLPRTDANPIPIVLEHASHEGEEITVTSTRSSRTIENTPTRVEAIAAEELDEKANMRVSDIRMQLNESTGIQVQQTSVTSGNAVFRIQGLDGRYTQLLKDGFPLYAGFSGGLSITQIPPLDLQQIEIIKGSASTLYGGGAIAGLINLVSKTPQEKPETLLMVNGTTAKGFDGNIYHARRNEKIGYSVFSSAHTQSPYDADEDGFSDIPKIHRFALNPRVYYYPGERSTLMLGFDGVLERRNGGDMQRLENGKDSMHTYIEKNRSRRLSTQMMWQQPLFGRATMTFKNSFSFFDRAIVLQDYRFTGYQQSSFSEWTLGYTHKNNSWIMGINLWTDRFDEQKPSLKRDFHSLTSGVFVQHQAEWSEDWSSEAGLRYDRDKDYGSFVLPRLSVMRRWNASWTSRLGGGLGYKSPTIFNETSETQSYRNIRGIQKNQLKAETSLGGNFDINYQNVWAKRFPVSLNTMVYYTRLRHALTYDKDSLASGAYDLINSDGHIDTRGTEINGKISYEAWKLFVGYTWVDIKRHENGGTSHIPLSAKHRLGLVLVYEEEARWRAGIESYYTGHQYRSDGRSTNDFWIFGFMIQRTMGPYAVFVNFENFTDTRQSRFEALYTGTRTNPDFKELYAPTEGFVANAGLKIRW; encoded by the coding sequence ATGAAAAAATGGATTTTATTATGTATGACAGGGATCGGTCTGTCCGTACCGCAACTGTTAAATGCACAACATGCGCTCACAGTAAAAGTAACCGATTCCGAATCGGGCGAAGCGGTACCCGGTGCACAAGTGCATATTATGGGTACAACCCAAGGCGGCGTTTCGAATGCGGAAGGCATTGTACGACTTGAAAATATCGCCGAAGGCATTTACCGGCTGCGCATCACTTCCGCAGGTTATGAGGACGTGATTATGGAGATTCAGTTACCGCGCACGGACGCGAACCCGATCCCCATTGTACTGGAACATGCCTCGCATGAAGGCGAAGAAATCACTGTTACGTCCACGCGTTCCAGTCGAACGATCGAAAATACACCGACGCGCGTCGAAGCCATCGCTGCGGAGGAATTGGACGAAAAGGCCAATATGCGCGTGAGTGATATTCGCATGCAACTCAATGAGAGTACAGGCATTCAGGTTCAGCAAACGTCAGTTACCTCCGGTAATGCGGTATTTCGTATCCAGGGTCTTGATGGCCGTTACACACAATTGCTCAAAGACGGTTTCCCGCTGTACGCCGGTTTTTCCGGCGGGCTCAGCATCACGCAAATACCGCCGCTTGATCTTCAGCAAATCGAGATCATCAAAGGCAGTGCATCTACGCTATACGGCGGTGGGGCTATTGCAGGGCTGATCAACTTGGTAAGCAAAACGCCGCAGGAAAAACCTGAGACTTTACTGATGGTCAACGGTACCACGGCCAAGGGTTTTGACGGCAATATCTATCACGCGCGGCGAAATGAAAAAATAGGGTATAGTGTGTTTTCATCAGCGCATACCCAAAGCCCGTACGATGCCGATGAGGATGGGTTTTCAGATATTCCTAAAATTCATCGCTTTGCGTTGAATCCCCGGGTTTATTATTATCCGGGTGAACGAAGCACACTGATGCTGGGATTTGACGGCGTTTTGGAAAGAAGGAACGGCGGCGACATGCAGCGCCTCGAGAACGGAAAAGATTCGATGCACACGTATATCGAAAAAAACCGTTCACGGCGCCTGTCCACACAGATGATGTGGCAACAACCTCTTTTCGGGCGAGCCACGATGACATTTAAGAACAGTTTCAGTTTTTTTGATCGTGCGATTGTGCTGCAGGATTATCGTTTTACCGGATACCAACAATCTTCTTTTTCCGAATGGACGTTGGGATATACGCATAAAAATAATTCCTGGATCATGGGCATCAACCTGTGGACGGATCGTTTTGATGAACAGAAGCCATCCCTAAAACGTGATTTTCATAGCCTGACATCGGGAGTATTTGTCCAACATCAGGCGGAGTGGAGTGAAGATTGGTCATCCGAAGCCGGTCTGCGTTATGATCGCGATAAAGACTACGGTTCGTTTGTACTACCTCGTTTGTCCGTAATGCGCCGCTGGAATGCTTCGTGGACATCGCGGCTCGGCGGAGGACTTGGTTATAAATCGCCGACGATATTCAATGAAACATCGGAAACGCAGTCCTATCGTAACATCCGCGGTATTCAAAAAAATCAACTTAAAGCCGAGACATCGCTTGGCGGAAATTTTGATATCAATTATCAAAATGTTTGGGCAAAACGATTCCCTGTGTCGCTCAATACCATGGTGTATTATACGCGGTTGCGGCACGCGCTGACGTATGACAAAGATTCGCTGGCGTCGGGCGCGTACGATTTGATCAATTCCGACGGGCATATTGATACACGCGGTACGGAGATCAACGGAAAAATCAGTTACGAAGCATGGAAATTATTTGTCGGTTATACATGGGTGGATATAAAGCGTCATGAAAACGGCGGTACATCGCATATACCGCTATCGGCTAAACACCGGCTTGGGCTTGTACTCGTGTATGAAGAAGAGGCACGTTGGCGTGCGGGTATCGAATCGTATTATACCGGTCATCAGTACCGCAGTGATGGCCGTTCTACAAATGATTTTTGGATTTTTGGTTTTATGATTCAGCGCACCATGGGCCCGTATGCCGTATTTGTCAATTTTGAAAACTTCACGGATACGCGTCAATCCCGCTTTGAAGCGCTGTACACCGGTACGCGAACCAATCCGGATTTTAAGGAACTCTATGCGCCGACGGAGGGTTTTGTGGCGAATGCAGGTTTAAAAATACGCTGGTAA